GGTTGCTGTTTTTCGTCAGTTGCTACTTCACCGTCTTTAAACACGATGCGGCGCTTGGCACAGTCGGCGGTGAGCGGGTCATGAGTGACTAAAATAATAGTTTTGCCTGTGTTGTTGATTTTCTCAAACAGATCGAGAATTTCGTTACTTGTGTTTGTGTCAAGCTGTCCTGTGGGTTCATCTGCCAACAGTAATGGCGGATTATTGAAGAGCGCACGTGCTAGCGCGACACGTTGTTGCTGTCCGCCGGACAAGCTTGACGGTTTAAAATCCATACGGTCTCGCAATCCTACGGAATCGAGTAATTCCTCTGCCCGTTGGCGGAGGCGTGTTTGTTTGCCTTTGCGGTAGAGACCGGGAAGCATAACATTCTCCGCTGCCGTTGCGTAGGGAATGAGATAAAAATTTTGAAAAACAATGCCAGTAAGTCTGTTTCTGGCATCGCTTTGTTCATTATCTGACATTTGTGCTGTATCCGTACCATCAAGAAAGTATGAGCCAGCAGTAGGACGGTCTAGCAGGGCGAGAAGATGCAGGAGCGTAGATTTTCCCGAACCCGAAGTACCTTGGATTGCAACCAGCTCGCCATGGTCAATGACCATATCAAGTGGTTTTACGGCATTGATAGTCAGCCCACCTTGCGAAAAGGTTCTTGTTAATCCTTTTGTTTCGATAACTGGCTTGCTCATTCTGCTACTCTTTAGATTGATTGCTTGGCAGGATAAGCCGTGTTGCGACTAGGTCACCGTTATTAATGCCCGATAATACCTCTGTATTGTTAGCTCCCATTGTTCCGAATTCTGGTGAAACTGGGGTTGCGCGATTATTTTCATCCACGATGTATACATATTGTTTGCCATCCACCCACTTGATGGCGTTGTTGGGTACTACCAGAACGCTATCTATTTCTTTTGTGATAATAGAACACTGAGTTGTCATTTGCGGTCTGAGCTGGATAGCTGTTTTAGGCTTAAGAGGAACCAGTGCTTGATAGTATACAATATTATCTTGGATGACAGCTTCAGGATATATTTTTGACACACTTCCTCTGAAAATAACGCTAGGGTAGGCATCAACGGTAAAGTTAACTGGCATTCCCCGTGTGACGGTTCCCACATCGGTTTCATCGACGTAAATAAGCATTTCAAGGCGAGTAGGGTCTAAAATTGTAATCAGGTTAGCTACTTGTAATCCTGCAACTACAGTTTCGCCTTCTTGCGCTGTAACCTGACTGACCAGCCCGTCGATTGGTGCATAAATTTCTGTATAGCTGATTTGAATGCTAGCGTTGTCCAGCTCTGCCTGTGCAGAAACTACAGCCTCTACGGCGTTAATGACGTCTGTAATGTAATTTTCTTCCAGCAACCGCAAAGCATCTTTGTTCGATTTTGCCTGTGTGGCTGCCACAACGTAGTCCTGATAGGCTTCATCTAGTGAAGATTGCTCAAGCACTCCTGTTGCAACAAGGGCAATACGTCGTTGCCATGTGAGATATGTGAAGCGGCGTTGCGCTAGCGAGCCGTCAAGAGTCGCCTGAGCCTGATCTATCTGAATGGGATATGTTTTGTTAACATTTTCCAGTTGTGCTTGTGCCTGCCTGAGCGCTGCTTCTTGTGCTACGTAGTTTGCGCGTTGTTCTCTATCGTCTATTTTGGCGATTAAAATACCTTTTTCGACCCTGTCTCCAACACGCACGAGCATTCGTTCTATCACACCAGTAGCACGCGTACCTGTTTTAACAATTGCACCAACTTGAGCTTGGATAATTCCAGTGGATTGCAGCTGAACGGCAACGCTTCCTTTTTGTGCTTTGGCGATTTCAAGAACCTTTGCTCCATCTGCGTCCTGTTGCACTACAAAGTACCACACTGTTCCAGAAATGAGCAGTATGGTAACGAGCACGATGAGGATAAAGGCAGATTGTTTTCGCATGCAAGAGTATCCTTCTGGAGGTAAAGGGTACTCAACTGTACGCTAGGTGCAAACGTGATAGCTATTCTAGAGAAGAAAAATCTGAATAAAAATACATGGATTTAAGAAAGTTCGGGAGAAGGTATAAAAAAAGACCACTGCAAGGCAGTGGTCTTTTATGGGCGTAATAGCGGCGACGCTAAAACAGGTTGGTTGCGTATGCTGCGTTGAGCAATGATGTATACTTGCTGTCGTAGCGCTTTTCATCCTTTTGCAGGGCTAAAGCAGCTTCGGCAGGTGGTATTGCTTCAGCGTATGTACGTTTTGTAATCATGGCGCTGAAGGAGTCAGCCACAGCAGTTACTCTACCAAGCCAACCAATGTCGTCACCTTTGAGTCTGTTAGGGTAACCAGATCCATCCAACCGTTCATGGTGCTGCATAATTGCCTGCACCATTTCATCGAAAGCAAAACCGAGCTTATGTACAATCTTGCCTCCCTGAAGGGAGTGCTCAAGAATCTTAGCACGTTCATCATGCTTCAGCGGCTCTGTTTTGGTCAGGATAAAGGAAGGTACTTTAGACATTCCTATATCGTGCAGCAACAGCGCCAGCGTGATTTTATCAAGTTCTCTGCGTTTGAAATCCTTGCGGGTTTCAAAGAACAACCAAAGACCTGCGATAGTCGTGTTAAGAGAATGCGTACTAAGCCTATGCTCTTCCGTTGATATGCGACGCATAAAAAGCTTCATGCGGAACTTGTCCTTACTCAGAAACTCGGTGAAGACCATTACATCCTGATATAGTGCTTCAAACACTGGGCGCACAGGCTGGTCAATGAACTCATCAAGGCGGATGGTTAACGCCTGAATTATTACTTCAGCGATTTCTGTATCTTTCAAGTTCTCATCAATAAGCACAAGGTCAAGCTGTTTGACAATATGCTTAAAGTATACCGCATGGTCAGCTCGGGCAACGAACAGGTCGCCATTGGAACAAAGGGTCTGGACTTCATCTACCTGCTCATTAGAGAGCCTTGCACCCTTACGACAGTAAGGTTCAAGTGTAGCAGACTCATCCTTAAACACAAACAGATCCAGTGGCGGTCTGTACTTTGGGAAGCTGTCCAGAATAGTTTTAGCTATCTGGTAATACGCTTCTCTAAAGCTTTCGGAAGCAGCGGATTGATCAGTTGTCATACTTACTTATGGTAGATTTTCACCAGGTTTGTTCCCCTGGCTTGTCCTCCCGGTTTAGGCTGACCTGCTGTAATAACAACGCGGTCACCGGCACGGAATTCAGGGGATGTTTCAACAAATGTTTCAGCCCGTTGTAGGTGGGCTTCAATAGATTTGTCAACAGGGTCGGTTACAACACCCCATGAGAAGTTCAATGCACGGCGAACAGCTTCGTCCGGTGTAAGCGCGTGAACGAGCTGGTCTGGACGACGTGCGGACATAAGACGAGCAGATGCACCGCTGTTGGAATGACATACAAGAGCTTTAGCTTCTACTTTTTCAGCCATGAGACATGCAGAGTATGCAAGGAAGTCCGGAGTAGACTGACCTTTGCTTGGAGTCATGTCACGTTCCTGCTCAAAGTAGTACTTTTCTGCTTCCTGCGCGATTTTGGTCATGTATTTCACAGTCTGCACAGGGAAGTTACCCATAGCAGTTTCTTCTGAAAGCATGAGACAGTCAGTACCGTCGAGTACAGCGTTTGCTACGTCAGTTGTTTCTGCACGGGTAGGAACAGGGTTGTTCACCATGGACAGAAGCATCTGGGTTGCAACGATAACTGGTTTGCCTGCGCGGTTACATGCTTCGATGATGCGTTTCTGCATAGCTGGAAGCTGTGGAAGCGGACATTCAACACCAAGGTCACCACGAGCAACCATGATGATGTCAGTAACATCGAGAATAGCTTCGAGGTTAGTAACAGAGTTCTGACGCTCGAGCTTAGCGATGATAGGAATGTTTTTACCGGCTTCGAGGATAATTTTACGTGCAACTTCAATGTCAGCAGGAGTCTGAACAAAGGAGAGAGCACAAGCATCAACACCGAGACGCAGACCGTCGCGAAGATCTTTCTGATCTTTTTCGGTCATAGCCGGAAGGTTGATTGGTTTACCCGGAAGAGCAAGACCTTTACGGGAAGTCAGGAAGCCATCGTTGCGACACTCAATCTCGAATGCACCGAGGTCGAGTTTTTCTGTTACGCGGAACGGAAGTACGCCGTCTGCGAGAACAATTTTGTCGCCGATTTCCAGAGTTTCCATGATCTCAGGAACATCAAACGGGATGAAAGGAAGTTGACGCACGTGTTCGGTACCTGAAGGGCCGAGAACGAGACGATCATGTTTTTTCAGTGTGTAGCTATCTTCACTGAGCTGACCGATACGCATCTTAGGGCCGGAGAGGTCCTGAAGAATTGTAATAGGAGTATCGTACTCTGCTTCGAGTTCGCGGATAAGTGCAATAAGACCTTCAAACATGGTTGCATCGCCATGTGAGAAGTTAAGCCTGAAAATACGTACACCGGCTTCAATAAGTTCAGACAATTTCTGTCTTGAGTTACTGGCCGGACCAATGGTGGCAATAATTTTAGTTCTCATGATAAGGATATTTTGTGATTTACAACATATTGTCAAGGCATATTGATATGTGAAACCGGTTTTAGTTTGAATACGCCCCTTTACAACTTCAGACGCACGCCTTTCTTATAATGGTTGGGGTGGTAAAGTGTGGTAAAAGGTGGTAGAGGTGACGTATGTATTTCAGAGGCCGATCCCACCGAAGTCTCGATAACAAAAGCAGAGTAATGCTGCCCACTGCCTTTAGGGACATCCTTCTCTCTCGCTCGGAAGGCGGGAAACTTGTCCTTACCACCTATGATAGGTGCGTAATGGGGTTTCCATTGCCTGATTGGGAAGAGTTCGAGCAAAAATTCCATCGATTAAAAAATCCATCTCTTAAGTTGCGTCATTTCCGAAGACTCGTTATTGGCGGAGCCGAAGAAATTGTTGTGGACAAGCAGGGACGCATCAGGCTTCCTGCTGACCATGTCTCGTATGGTGGGCTTCAGAAAGAAATCGTGCTTGTCGGACAGGGAAGTAAATTTGAGATTTGGGATAAAACCCGCTTCGAAGAACTTATGGCTCTCGATTTCGACGACGTGGCTGACGAATTAACAGAAAGCGGAATTGATTTTCCGATTTAGGAATAAGGTGACCAGTAATGACTTCCGAACAGGATAGCGCACAAGACCAGCAAATGTGGGACGATCATGTCTCCGTACTGCTGAACGAAGTGATAGACTACCTCGACCCTAAACCCGGTGGATACTATTTAGACGGAACACTGGGGCTTGCAGGGCACAGTGAAGCTTTGTTGAAAAAAGCAGATGGTAAAGCGCATCTTCTCGGTATCGATAGAGATTTAGAAACGCTTGAGCGCGCTCGAAAGCGTCTTGAGCCGTTTGGCGATAATGTTGTAACAGCCCACGCCAGATTCAGCGAATTTGAAATGGTTTTGCGGGATGTCAACTGGGATGAGCTTGATGGTGCACTTATTGATATCGGTGTTTCGTCAATGCAGATCGATCAGCCGGAACGAGGTTTCAGTTTTAAAACTGAAGGTCCGCTTGATATGCGGATGGACCCTTCCGGTGGTATGCCGCCTGCAAGCTCTATCGTTAACAAAGCGTCGTATGAAAAATTAAAATTTATTATTGGTCGATACGGTGAAGACCCTATGTGCGGACGTATTGCAAAAGCAATTCTCGAAGCCCGTTCCGTATCACCTATTGAAACAACAACGCAGTTGGCATCAATTGTTGAAAAAGCGTATCCGGCTAAGTGGCGCGCTAAATCCAGAAACCACCCTGCAACACGCACATTCCAAGCATTGCGCATGGTGGTTAACAGTGAGTTAGAAGAGCTGGAAGCATTTTTGAAGCGCATTTTGGATCACTTGCGCCCGGGTGGTCGCCTTGCTGTAATCACCTTCCACTCCTTGGAAGACCGTATGGTAAAGCGCATGTTCAAAGAAGAATCTACCGGATGCATTTGCCCAAAACAGATTCCTGTTTGTGTTTGTAATCATACCCCGAATGTTACGTTGATAACCCGAAAGCCAGTTACCGCAAGTGCGGAAGAGCTTAAAATCAACTCTCGTTCTTCAAGTGCAAAATTGCGCGTGGTTGAAAAATTGTAGCGGGAAGCCGATGGCAAAAAAGATTGATGTGTGGATTCTTGCATTGATTCTTTCTGGAGTACTCACACTGGCGTTGTGTTTAACCACTGTGTGGTTGAATATTGAGCAGGTGAATATGGGGTATGCCCTTAAAGAGCTTCAAGTAAGCGTCAACAAAAAGAAAGCACATACAGCCAGACTTCAGCTTGAGCGGGATAATTTGTTGTCTCCGTACCGATTAAAGAAAGAAGCCGCTCGACTTGGGATGCAAGCTGCTCAGGTCGGGCAAATACGCCGGATGGCTGAAACACCTGTTAAGGAATAATGGAGTGACTGTGGTCAAGGCAGCGCGGAAAAAACGAATTCCAGAACAAAAAGAAACGTAAAGAAACGTGAATCCGTTTTTAAAGGGCGGGACTGGAGTCGTGTGCGTTTTCTGTGTGTTGCTGCATTCATTGCGATATTATGGTGCTCCCTGTGGGGAAGAGCTTTCAGCTTGCAAGTTGTCGATCCGCAAGAACTGGGACGACGGGCACTGCGCCAGCATCTGACGTCGGAGCTGGTGACAGGACGTCGCGGAAAGATTCTTGATAGAGACAACAGAGTCTTGGCATCAACACTTGCCATTAAATCTGTGTTTGTGCGTCCATACGAAGTGGAAAGTCCGTATACAGTTTCTGTGCGTCTTGCAGGTATTCTTGGTGTTGATCCCAAGTTTATTCGGAAGAAAATCAGAAAAGGTCGCAACTTTGTCTGGATAAAACGAAAGATTGATGACCGCGCAGCAGCTGCAATCAAAAAGCAGGGGCTGAAAGGTGTCTACCTCCAGACTGAGTTTGGGCGGGTTTATCCGAACAAAATGTTGAGCGGCAACTTGCTTGGCTATGTTGGCATTGATGAAAAAGGTCTTGCCGGTATCGAATACGCGTTCAATAAAACCCTCACCGGTTCTTCCTCTAAATTTGTTGTGCAGCGCGATGCCGCAGGGCGCAGGCTCTTTTTGCAGGGCGCAGAAGAAACAACGCCTCTTCAGGGCGATGATATTAGCCTGACTATTGATTCGGAAGTGCAGTTCTTTGCTGAACAGGCAGTACAATACGCTGTTAATGCCTACGATGCGAAGTGGGGCGGCGCAATGGTTGTAGATGTTGCCAGCGGGGATGTTCTTGCGTGGGCACAGGCGCCGATGTTTAACCCGAACGTATTCGGACAATATTCATCCAGCCAGCGTCGCGATAGAATTGCTCAGGATGCCTTTGAAATGGGATCAACCATCAAACCATTTTTGATGGCAGCAGCACTTGAAGAAAATATTATTGAGCCTGATACGCTGGTTTTTTGTGAAAACGGAAGATGGCGTTTGCATAACGTCCGAATCCGTGACACGAAAAAATTGCAGTGGCTGACAGCAAAAAAAGTACTTTCCTACTCTAGTAATATTGGTACCGCAAAAATAGGGCTTGATCTTGGCGCAACCAAGTATAGAGACTATTTGGTGCGGTTGGGATTTGGCAAAAAATCTCCTTTACCGCTGGCAGGACAGTCGTCGGGGATTCTTCGTCCGCTGAAACGGTGGACGCAGGTTGACCTTGCCAACGCAGCTTTTGGTCAGGGCTTTTCGGCAACCATGCCGCAATTGGCAGAAGCCTATTTGGCGCTCGCTAATGGTGGCGTTCGAAAACCGCTTCGACTGGTAAAAAATTTTTCATTAGCTGAAAATGTGCAAAAAGAACGTTCGCAACGGATTTTTTCCGAAGAAACAGCACGGAATGTACTCGCGATGATGCAGGATGTTGTGGAACATGGCACAGGAAAAAGTGCTGCCATATCTGGTGTTTCTATCGGCGGAAAAACTGGGACAGCGCAAAAAGCATCCCGCAGCGGCGGCTATGGCGGCAAGTATACTTCGTCATTTGTCGGGCTGGTTCCGGCACAGAATCCGAGGTTCATCACATTAGTTGTTGTTGATGAACCCGCCAAAAACTATTACGGGAGCAAGGTTGCCGCGCCAGCGTTTAAAGAGATCGCAATGCGGTACATGGCTCTCAATGGCACATTGCCCGACTCTGAGCAGTCCCGTCTGTTTGCAACAACAGCACCGGCAAAACGGAAACCGACATATGGTGAACGACGTTTTGATGTAGGTGGCAAACCACAGATTTCTGGGGAATCAGTTCCTGATTTACGGGGTAAGTCGGTACGTTTTGCAATGGAAATTTATGCTCGTCAGGGCATTATTCCTTCTGTACAGGGGAGTGGTGCTTTTGTGAAAAAACAAAAACCGGCAGCAGGCGCAAAGTGGTCTGCCGGTGCTAAACAGCAATATATACTCTGGCTATCGGAGCAATCATAATATGGCGCAGACTATACCTATGGAACAGCTTGAGCAGCAGGTTGCGACTGGCTTGCTCACTCTGCATATTGATTCCCGCAAAGTAAAACAGGGAGACGTCTTTGTTGCGCTTCCCGGCGCTACTGTGGATGGCGGGAAATTTATCGAGAACGCCATTGAAAATGGTGCAGCATACATTGTGTGCAGCGAAGAAAATATTCCAGCAAACCCTGTAGATGCAGTGTTTGTTGTTACAGAAAATACAAAAGAAACTCTTGGCAGACTGGCATCTGCCCGTTTTGGCACTGCCAATCTTAATCTACAGCTTGTAGGTGTTACTGGCACAAACGGCAAAACAACCGTTACCAGTATCTTAGAATACCTTTTTGCTGAGGCAGGTCGCAAAACTGGTGTTATCGGCACGGTTGCATATCGCTGGCCGGGTACAGAAATTGTTGCCAACATGACAACACCGGATTGCCTTAAGTTGCATTCCCTGCTTTCCCGTATGGAAGCGGCGGGGGTTGAAAATGCATTCATGGAAGTTTCTTCACATGCGCTTGACCAGAACAGAACTGCCGGAATCCGTTTTGCCGGTGGTGTGCTTACAAACGTAACGCAGGATCATCTGGACTACCATGGTGATATGGAAACGTATTTTGATGCAAAGAAAAAGTTGTTCACCACTGTTCCTGATGTAGCCAAGCTGGGCGTAGTCAACCTTGACGATGCCTACGGCAAGCGTTTGCTTCCAGAGCTTTCCAACGGTATCGGTTTTACGCTGACTGGTGCTGATGTAGAAGGCTGCCGTGTCCTGCGTGGTGAGATTCTTGAATCCACAGTGGATGGCTTGAAACTCCATATGTCTTTTGAAGGGCAGGAGTGGAATATTACGTCACCGATGGTAGGTACGCATAATGCCTCCAACCTGCTTGCAGCTATGGCTGTAGGGGTGGGAATGGGGCTTACCATACAGCAAATGCAGAGCCTTTCCGGCTATACCGGAGTTTGTGGACGTCTTGAACGTATCCCGACTACTAAAGGCATTTACGCGTTTGTTGATTATGCACATACCCCTGATGCGTTAGTGAATGTACTGTCTGCATTACGCAAAACAGGATTTGAACGCATTATTACTGTGTTCGGTTGCGGCGGAGACCGTGACCGTACTAAGCGTCCTCTTATGGGGGAAGCAGTAGCAAAAGGAACTGATGTTGCGGTGCTTACATCTGATAACCCGCGTACAGAAAATCCTGACGCTATTCTTGAAGATGTGAAGCCGGGGCTTGCTGATTGTAAGGAAGTGCTTGTAGAGGTCGATCGTAAAAAAGCGATTGAGCTTGCAGTATCCATTGCAAAACCTGGTGACTGCATTCTTGTTGCCGGTAAAGGGCATGAAGACTATCAGGTTCTTGGCACTAAAAAAGTACCATTCAGCGATCAGGCAATCCTGAAGGAGTTGCTCTAGTGAAGTTAACGCTCGATCAGATTCAAAGCGCAATGGGGGCAGTAGGTTTTCTTGGTGATGCTGGAGAACTGGCACCTCTTGGTATACAGACTGACAGCCGCGTGCTTAAGCGTGGAGAATTGTTCTTTTGTATTTCAGGCGAGCGATTTGATGGTCATAACTTTGCTAAGGCGGCGTTAGAACGTGGCGCATGCGGTATTGTTGCAGAACGACCTCCGTTTTCCATGGATGAAATGATGGGGATGGAGTGTTGTGACGGTGGCGTACCATTGCTTATGGTACAGGATTGTGTTGCTGCGTTGGGCAAGCTGGCAACTCATTATCGCCAGCTTACACGAGCTATTGTCACCGGCATCACAGGTACGGCGGGAAAAACTACCGTAAAAGAGCTGCTTGCAGAAATTCTTTCCGTTCGTGGCGAAACAGCACGTAACCATTTGAACTTGAATAACCAGATTGGCTTGCCAGTATCCATACTTGGAGCAACTGGTGATGAAAAATATTGGGTTATGGAAGCAGGTATCAGCCAGCCGCACGATATGGATGAGCTTGGCGCTATTCTGCGTCCTGATCTGGGGATTATTGTAAACGTGGGAGAAGGTCACACAGAAGGACTGGGTGACAAGGGTGTTTCTCACTATAAATCGCAGCTTCTTAAATATATTCAGCAGGGTGGTGTCGGACTCGTTTCCGTAGATTATCCTGATCTGCTGGAAGCATGTGACAGAAAATTCGATGAAATGCGGTATTTCAGCATTAAAGATCCTGAATGTGCATACTACGCTGAATATGCAGGTGCAGTGTCAGAAGTGCAGGGGAAATATCACGTAAACCTTTGCGGAAAAGAATTTGATGTCACTGCGCCGTTTAGAGGCGCTTTTGCCGCTGAAAATGTTATAGCGGCGGCAGCAGCAGCGGATATTATGGGACTTACGTCCAAAGAAATTATTCAGGGATTCGAGCAGGCGACGTTGCCGGAAAAACGATTTAATTGTTCGCAACGCGGTAACTGGCTTGTCATTGACGACTGTTACAACTCGAATCCATTATCTTGTGCCCGTGCGCTGGAAACAGCTGCTGAACTGGCAGAAGATAAGCCGCTTGTTCTGGTGTTGGGTGAAATGCTGGAACTGGGGGAGCAGGCTTATGAGGCACATAATGATATTGGCAAAAAGATTACTGAATCTAAGGCTGATGTTGTGTGCTGGATTGGCAAAAATAGCACTGCGGTGAAAGATGGTCTTAATGAGACCGACTTTACCGGGGAATTCCACTGTGTGGAAACACCGCAGCAATTTCTTAACCTGTGCAAAACGCTCTGTGTAAACGACGGAACCATTTTATTCAAAGGTTCCCGTGGTAATAAGTTGGAGCGTTTTGTTTCTGTGTTCTGCGACAGCTTTTGTCCTAGCAGAACAACGGGGATAACTGGTGCTTTATAATCTGCTTTACCCGCTCAGTTCAGACCTGAGCTTTTTGAATGTATTTAAATACATATCGTTTCGAACTGTTGGAGCGTTGTTGACGGCGCTTGTACTTTCAATTGCTCTTGGTCCTTATTTTATTAACTGGCTTAAAAAAATTAAATGCGGACAGTATATTCAGTCAGAAGTAGCCTGTCATACCAATAAAGCCGGTACGCCTACAATGGGCGGCATTTTGATTGCATTTTCACTTATTACAAGCACATTACTCTGGTGTGATTTGAGTAACCCCTATGTGTGGCTTACTTTGCTTGTATACACAGGCTTTGCGCTTGTAGGGTTTGTGGATGACTATACGAAACTGCGTCGCAAAGAAAATCAGGGACTTTCTGCCCGTGCCAAGTTTCTTGGACAAATAGGTATTTCGGCAGTAGCGCTGTACCTGTTAGTACAGCTCCCTGCATATTCAACGGAACTGTATGTTCCACTCTTCAAAAATGTGAGTCCTGATCTGGGATTCTTTTATATTCCGTTTGCCATGCTGGTTATTATCGGCTCATCAAACGGTGTGAATCTGACAGACGGTATGGATGGTCTTGCTATCGTGCCGGTTGTCGTCACTACACTTGTCTACGGGGTATTCATTTATGTTGCCGGTCACGCCGCACTTTCGCAGTATTTGCAGGTCGCAGCGGTTCCCGGTGTAGGTGAAGTTACCGTATTTTGCGGGGCACTTGTTGGCGCAGGGCTGGGTTTCCTGTGGTTCAACGCGTATCCAGCACAGGTGTTTATGGGTGATGTAGGTTCACTTTCTCTTGGCGGTACTCTTGGGTTCATTTCAGTGCTCTGTAAGCAGGAACTGATGATGGTTGTCGT
The nucleotide sequence above comes from Halodesulfovibrio sp.. Encoded proteins:
- a CDS encoding ABC transporter ATP-binding protein, which encodes MSKPVIETKGLTRTFSQGGLTINAVKPLDMVIDHGELVAIQGTSGSGKSTLLHLLALLDRPTAGSYFLDGTDTAQMSDNEQSDARNRLTGIVFQNFYLIPYATAAENVMLPGLYRKGKQTRLRQRAEELLDSVGLRDRMDFKPSSLSGGQQQRVALARALFNNPPLLLADEPTGQLDTNTSNEILDLFEKINNTGKTIILVTHDPLTADCAKRRIVFKDGEVATDEKQQPVRTKKHTASDKQKTMHQ
- a CDS encoding efflux RND transporter periplasmic adaptor subunit yields the protein MRKQSAFILIVLVTILLISGTVWYFVVQQDADGAKVLEIAKAQKGSVAVQLQSTGIIQAQVGAIVKTGTRATGVIERMLVRVGDRVEKGILIAKIDDREQRANYVAQEAALRQAQAQLENVNKTYPIQIDQAQATLDGSLAQRRFTYLTWQRRIALVATGVLEQSSLDEAYQDYVVAATQAKSNKDALRLLEENYITDVINAVEAVVSAQAELDNASIQISYTEIYAPIDGLVSQVTAQEGETVVAGLQVANLITILDPTRLEMLIYVDETDVGTVTRGMPVNFTVDAYPSVIFRGSVSKIYPEAVIQDNIVYYQALVPLKPKTAIQLRPQMTTQCSIITKEIDSVLVVPNNAIKWVDGKQYVYIVDENNRATPVSPEFGTMGANNTEVLSGINNGDLVATRLILPSNQSKE
- a CDS encoding HD domain-containing phosphohydrolase — protein: MTTDQSAASESFREAYYQIAKTILDSFPKYRPPLDLFVFKDESATLEPYCRKGARLSNEQVDEVQTLCSNGDLFVARADHAVYFKHIVKQLDLVLIDENLKDTEIAEVIIQALTIRLDEFIDQPVRPVFEALYQDVMVFTEFLSKDKFRMKLFMRRISTEEHRLSTHSLNTTIAGLWLFFETRKDFKRRELDKITLALLLHDIGMSKVPSFILTKTEPLKHDERAKILEHSLQGGKIVHKLGFAFDEMVQAIMQHHERLDGSGYPNRLKGDDIGWLGRVTAVADSFSAMITKRTYAEAIPPAEAALALQKDEKRYDSKYTSLLNAAYATNLF
- the pyk gene encoding pyruvate kinase; protein product: MRTKIIATIGPASNSRQKLSELIEAGVRIFRLNFSHGDATMFEGLIALIRELEAEYDTPITILQDLSGPKMRIGQLSEDSYTLKKHDRLVLGPSGTEHVRQLPFIPFDVPEIMETLEIGDKIVLADGVLPFRVTEKLDLGAFEIECRNDGFLTSRKGLALPGKPINLPAMTEKDQKDLRDGLRLGVDACALSFVQTPADIEVARKIILEAGKNIPIIAKLERQNSVTNLEAILDVTDIIMVARGDLGVECPLPQLPAMQKRIIEACNRAGKPVIVATQMLLSMVNNPVPTRAETTDVANAVLDGTDCLMLSEETAMGNFPVQTVKYMTKIAQEAEKYYFEQERDMTPSKGQSTPDFLAYSACLMAEKVEAKALVCHSNSGASARLMSARRPDQLVHALTPDEAVRRALNFSWGVVTDPVDKSIEAHLQRAETFVETSPEFRAGDRVVITAGQPKPGGQARGTNLVKIYHK
- the mraZ gene encoding division/cell wall cluster transcriptional repressor MraZ, which encodes MYFRGRSHRSLDNKSRVMLPTAFRDILLSRSEGGKLVLTTYDRCVMGFPLPDWEEFEQKFHRLKNPSLKLRHFRRLVIGGAEEIVVDKQGRIRLPADHVSYGGLQKEIVLVGQGSKFEIWDKTRFEELMALDFDDVADELTESGIDFPI
- the rsmH gene encoding 16S rRNA (cytosine(1402)-N(4))-methyltransferase RsmH — encoded protein: MTSEQDSAQDQQMWDDHVSVLLNEVIDYLDPKPGGYYLDGTLGLAGHSEALLKKADGKAHLLGIDRDLETLERARKRLEPFGDNVVTAHARFSEFEMVLRDVNWDELDGALIDIGVSSMQIDQPERGFSFKTEGPLDMRMDPSGGMPPASSIVNKASYEKLKFIIGRYGEDPMCGRIAKAILEARSVSPIETTTQLASIVEKAYPAKWRAKSRNHPATRTFQALRMVVNSELEELEAFLKRILDHLRPGGRLAVITFHSLEDRMVKRMFKEESTGCICPKQIPVCVCNHTPNVTLITRKPVTASAEELKINSRSSSAKLRVVEKL
- a CDS encoding penicillin-binding transpeptidase domain-containing protein — its product is MRFLCVAAFIAILWCSLWGRAFSLQVVDPQELGRRALRQHLTSELVTGRRGKILDRDNRVLASTLAIKSVFVRPYEVESPYTVSVRLAGILGVDPKFIRKKIRKGRNFVWIKRKIDDRAAAAIKKQGLKGVYLQTEFGRVYPNKMLSGNLLGYVGIDEKGLAGIEYAFNKTLTGSSSKFVVQRDAAGRRLFLQGAEETTPLQGDDISLTIDSEVQFFAEQAVQYAVNAYDAKWGGAMVVDVASGDVLAWAQAPMFNPNVFGQYSSSQRRDRIAQDAFEMGSTIKPFLMAAALEENIIEPDTLVFCENGRWRLHNVRIRDTKKLQWLTAKKVLSYSSNIGTAKIGLDLGATKYRDYLVRLGFGKKSPLPLAGQSSGILRPLKRWTQVDLANAAFGQGFSATMPQLAEAYLALANGGVRKPLRLVKNFSLAENVQKERSQRIFSEETARNVLAMMQDVVEHGTGKSAAISGVSIGGKTGTAQKASRSGGYGGKYTSSFVGLVPAQNPRFITLVVVDEPAKNYYGSKVAAPAFKEIAMRYMALNGTLPDSEQSRLFATTAPAKRKPTYGERRFDVGGKPQISGESVPDLRGKSVRFAMEIYARQGIIPSVQGSGAFVKKQKPAAGAKWSAGAKQQYILWLSEQS
- a CDS encoding UDP-N-acetylmuramoyl-L-alanyl-D-glutamate--2,6-diaminopimelate ligase, which gives rise to MAQTIPMEQLEQQVATGLLTLHIDSRKVKQGDVFVALPGATVDGGKFIENAIENGAAYIVCSEENIPANPVDAVFVVTENTKETLGRLASARFGTANLNLQLVGVTGTNGKTTVTSILEYLFAEAGRKTGVIGTVAYRWPGTEIVANMTTPDCLKLHSLLSRMEAAGVENAFMEVSSHALDQNRTAGIRFAGGVLTNVTQDHLDYHGDMETYFDAKKKLFTTVPDVAKLGVVNLDDAYGKRLLPELSNGIGFTLTGADVEGCRVLRGEILESTVDGLKLHMSFEGQEWNITSPMVGTHNASNLLAAMAVGVGMGLTIQQMQSLSGYTGVCGRLERIPTTKGIYAFVDYAHTPDALVNVLSALRKTGFERIITVFGCGGDRDRTKRPLMGEAVAKGTDVAVLTSDNPRTENPDAILEDVKPGLADCKEVLVEVDRKKAIELAVSIAKPGDCILVAGKGHEDYQVLGTKKVPFSDQAILKELL